A portion of the Blautia hansenii DSM 20583 genome contains these proteins:
- a CDS encoding nucleotidyltransferase, whose translation MQKAVGIIAEYNPFHKGHEYQIQQAKEQTGANIAIILMSGDFVQRGTPAIFAKHQRTAMALLGGADIVFELPSFYACGSAEYFSSGAVSVFNALNSIDFLCFGSESGEIDTCRFLGKLLADEPKLYKEKLRSFLKQGLSFPAARKSALAEYLKEKDIPFSEDFLDTPNNILGIEYCKSLAAQNSSIVPVTIKRIGSSYHETSLSSEYPSASAIRRELIAAWNTQKFLSDTLKNAQPPAVKDYLCALLENETFLIEDDFSLLLKYELMKNTPESLCAFSDMSPDLARRIYHHLNTFETFTQFAEQLKTKELTYTRICRALLHVLLNIPSDLPAISPAYVRLLGFKKESSFFLRILQKNSDIPIITKAADYKKLLPKEAHSLFEKDLFASNLYETVKCNKKSTAFTNDLQKPPIIL comes from the coding sequence ATGCAAAAAGCAGTGGGTATTATCGCAGAATATAATCCTTTTCACAAAGGACATGAATATCAAATTCAACAGGCAAAAGAACAGACAGGGGCGAATATTGCTATTATTTTAATGAGCGGAGATTTTGTACAGCGGGGTACTCCTGCTATTTTCGCAAAGCATCAGAGAACTGCCATGGCACTTTTGGGTGGCGCTGATATTGTTTTCGAGCTTCCTTCCTTTTATGCCTGCGGCAGTGCAGAATATTTTTCATCAGGGGCAGTTTCTGTTTTCAATGCGTTAAATTCCATTGATTTTCTGTGCTTCGGAAGCGAGAGCGGTGAAATTGATACCTGTCGCTTCTTAGGAAAGCTGCTCGCAGACGAACCAAAGCTCTATAAAGAAAAGCTGCGCAGTTTTCTTAAACAGGGACTGTCTTTTCCTGCTGCCAGAAAATCTGCATTGGCAGAATATTTGAAAGAAAAAGATATCCCTTTTTCTGAAGACTTTTTAGATACGCCAAACAATATTTTAGGTATCGAATACTGTAAGTCTCTCGCTGCTCAAAACAGTTCCATTGTCCCTGTTACCATAAAGAGAATTGGCAGCTCCTACCATGAAACTTCCCTTTCTTCAGAATATCCCAGTGCCTCTGCCATACGCAGAGAGCTTATTGCTGCTTGGAATACTCAGAAATTTCTTTCTGATACTTTAAAAAATGCACAGCCGCCTGCTGTAAAGGATTACCTCTGCGCTCTATTGGAAAACGAAACTTTTCTCATAGAAGATGACTTCTCACTACTTTTGAAATATGAACTGATGAAAAATACACCGGAAAGTCTGTGTGCCTTTTCTGATATGTCTCCTGATTTAGCCAGACGAATTTATCATCATTTGAATACCTTTGAAACTTTTACACAATTTGCAGAACAATTAAAAACAAAAGAGCTGACTTACACCCGCATTTGTCGGGCTTTGCTCCATGTATTATTAAATATTCCCTCTGATTTGCCTGCTATCTCTCCTGCGTATGTAAGACTGTTGGGATTTAAAAAAGAAAGTTCTTTCTTTTTGCGTATTTTACAGAAAAACAGTGATATTCCAATCATTACAAAAGCCGCCGATTATAAAAAATTATTGCCAAAAGAAGCTCACTCTCTTTTTGAAAAAGATTTGTTTGCTTCCAACCTTTATGAAACAGTAAAGTGCAATAAAAAATCGACAGCCTTTACAAACGATTTGCAAAAGCCGCCGATTATTCTTTAA
- a CDS encoding MBL fold metallo-hydrolase: MNLCSIASGSSGNCIYVGSDTTGLLVDVGISGKRIEEGLRSINHTTGDCNGILVTHEHSDHIKGLGVISRKYKIPIYCTRGTMEAMQGMSSLGKMPEGLFHPIEANKRFQIGDLEIQPFAISHDAAEPVGYRVNQGEKSVGIATDLGYYDEYIVQNLSGLDVLLLEANHDVNMLQVGSYPYYLKQRILGKRGHLSNETAGRLLCRLLHDQMKAVFLGHLSRENNYEALAYETVCSEVTMGENPWKSTDFKIMVAHREQVSDLVTV; encoded by the coding sequence ATGAATTTATGTAGTATAGCCAGCGGAAGCAGTGGCAACTGTATTTATGTTGGAAGTGATACCACCGGCTTATTAGTGGATGTGGGGATTAGCGGAAAGCGTATTGAAGAAGGACTTCGCAGCATTAACCATACCACCGGTGACTGTAACGGTATTTTGGTTACCCATGAACATTCCGACCATATTAAGGGGCTGGGAGTGATTTCCAGAAAGTATAAAATTCCGATTTATTGTACCAGAGGGACAATGGAGGCAATGCAGGGAATGAGCTCTTTGGGAAAGATGCCGGAGGGGCTTTTTCATCCTATTGAAGCAAATAAAAGGTTTCAGATAGGCGATTTAGAGATACAGCCCTTTGCAATATCCCATGATGCGGCAGAACCGGTGGGATATCGGGTAAATCAAGGAGAAAAATCCGTAGGTATTGCAACAGACTTGGGATATTATGATGAATATATTGTTCAAAATCTATCAGGTCTTGATGTGCTTCTTTTAGAAGCAAACCATGATGTGAATATGTTGCAGGTAGGAAGCTACCCTTACTATTTGAAGCAGCGTATTTTAGGGAAAAGAGGACACCTTTCCAATGAAACGGCAGGGCGTCTTTTGTGCAGGCTTTTACACGACCAGATGAAAGCTGTTTTTTTAGGACATTTAAGTCGGGAAAATAATTATGAAGCTCTCGCTTATGAAACTGTATGCTCCGAAGTTACCATGGGAGAAAACCCGTGGAAATCTACGGATTTTAAAATTATGGTAGCGCACAGAGAGCAGGTTTCCGATTTAGTGACAGTATAA
- a CDS encoding GntR family transcriptional regulator, producing the protein MKQENSNKPKYEIIKEDILAQIRKNDFSYSEPLCTEKQLSEQYQVSRITAKHALTDLEQMGVLYRKRGVGSFVAPNAANHLNRLTPPKYLPSKMVSFLLPFDITKGGMFKTVEVVNNVLNANGYMMSIYVSGAKEKSNLRLLLSQNLSGLIYYPERDKIHLELLNEFVFMNIPIIVIDKTTDCPYIHNIVSDNFAGGRLLGEHLIQLGHRNITFFTTAPLEETSTVRNRFAGFLHALQEGGIQPNSSNFVYYPHKLTEEECLAPSSGPLQDTLRTLYQRGTTAIIAENDRVAQLIQLACHSMGIRIPEDISLCGFDNDDAIRSLDITTIGQNFSRMGQEIGRIFTESMNNPNYPIQKITIPVELFSRSSTKEPRTLS; encoded by the coding sequence ATGAAGCAAGAGAATTCAAACAAGCCAAAATATGAAATTATAAAAGAGGACATCCTTGCTCAAATCCGCAAAAATGACTTTTCTTATTCCGAGCCACTCTGTACGGAAAAGCAATTATCGGAACAATATCAGGTCAGTCGAATTACGGCAAAACATGCCCTGACGGATTTGGAACAAATGGGCGTTTTATATCGAAAGCGAGGTGTAGGCAGCTTCGTTGCTCCAAATGCAGCCAATCATCTAAACCGCCTTACACCGCCAAAGTATCTCCCCTCAAAAATGGTATCCTTTCTCCTTCCTTTTGACATCACAAAGGGCGGGATGTTTAAAACTGTCGAGGTGGTAAACAATGTCTTAAATGCTAACGGCTATATGATGAGTATTTATGTATCCGGCGCCAAAGAAAAATCCAATTTGCGCCTTCTTCTCTCTCAAAATCTTTCCGGACTTATTTATTATCCTGAGAGAGATAAAATTCATTTGGAGCTTCTCAATGAATTTGTTTTTATGAATATACCGATTATTGTAATTGATAAGACAACTGATTGTCCTTATATTCATAACATTGTTTCAGACAATTTTGCAGGCGGAAGATTATTAGGCGAACATCTTATTCAGTTAGGACATCGCAATATCACATTTTTCACAACTGCCCCACTGGAGGAAACCTCAACTGTCCGCAACCGCTTTGCAGGATTTCTTCATGCTTTGCAGGAAGGGGGAATTCAGCCAAATTCTTCCAATTTTGTTTATTATCCGCACAAGCTTACAGAAGAAGAATGTCTTGCGCCAAGCAGCGGTCCTCTTCAGGATACCTTACGTACTTTATATCAGAGAGGAACGACAGCAATTATTGCAGAAAATGACCGTGTTGCCCAGCTGATACAACTTGCCTGTCACTCTATGGGTATTCGTATTCCTGAGGATATCAGCCTTTGCGGATTTGATAATGATGATGCCATCCGCAGTCTGGATATCACTACCATCGGACAGAACTTTTCACGTATGGGGCAGGAAATCGGACGTATATTTACAGAGTCTATGAATAATCCGAATTATCCCATACAGAAAATCACAATTCCGGTAGAATTATTTTCCCGCAGCTCTACAAAAGAGCCTCGGACACTCTCATAA
- a CDS encoding ACT domain-containing protein, with protein MKKTIITVVGQDTVGITAKVCTYLAENNINILDITQTIVDGYFNMMMITDTSMCSKKISVISEELDAVGTEIGVVIHAQLEDIFTKMHRI; from the coding sequence ATGAAAAAAACCATTATCACAGTAGTAGGACAGGATACCGTAGGTATTACAGCAAAGGTTTGTACTTATCTGGCAGAAAACAATATTAACATTTTAGACATCACACAAACCATTGTAGACGGATACTTTAATATGATGATGATTACAGACACCAGTATGTGTTCCAAGAAAATCAGTGTAATTTCAGAAGAGCTGGATGCAGTGGGCACAGAAATCGGTGTTGTTATTCATGCACAGTTAGAAGATATTTTCACAAAAATGCACCGTATTTAA
- the polA gene encoding DNA polymerase I → MREKILLIDGHSILNRAFYGLPDLTNAEGLHTNAIYGFLNILFKILEEEKPDYLTVAFDLHAPTFRHKQYEAYKGTRKPMPMELREQIPVMKDVLSAMGVTMITKEGYEADDLLGTVAKKSEEKGMDVTILSGDRDLLQLASSHICIRIPKTKGGKTTIEDYYENDVKEAYQLTPLQIIELKALMGDTADNIPGLPGVGEKTATKILLEYGTVENAKAHAEELKPNKAKTAFLEHYDLAVLSKELATICIDSPIEYDWEGAKIHNLYTPEAYEFFKELEFKNFLSRFEDTGEENKIEESFRYITDFTETEKIFERALEEPVVGIELLEEKGQILGLGLAWGEEETEVYSILPQGFVTEDYLIEKTQEFCQQGKLIASLNIKAMLRYMDLKSHNDMFDAGLAAYLLNPLKSEYTYDDIAKEFLGEMFPAKEDLLGKLSYIKAANEKEEELAKSVCYMAYTALKSRTSLLEALEKENMKELYTDMEMPLLFTLADMEKEGILVEAEALKEYGEKLQVRIEALEKEIWEQAGEEFNINSPKQLGVILFEKLELPGGKKTKTGYSTAADVLEKLAPEHKLVADILEYRQLTKLKSTYADGLANYIAEDGRIHSTFNQTITATGRISSTEPNLQNIPVRTELGRLLRKVFIPKDGFIFLDADYSQIELRVLAHMSGDEKLIQAYQEAQDIHRITASQVFHIPFDEVTPLQRRNAKAVNFGIVYGISSFGLSQDLSISRKEAAQYIESYFQTYPKIKGFLDGLVEEAKEKGYVSTLFHRRRPVPELKSSNFMQRSFGERVAMNSPIQGTAADIIKIAMIRVNKRLKEENLKSRLVLQVHDELLIETAKEEVEQVSAILEQEMKEAAHLSVALEIDMHTGENWYEAK, encoded by the coding sequence ATGAGGGAAAAAATCCTGCTGATAGATGGACACAGTATATTAAACAGGGCATTTTACGGATTGCCTGATTTGACAAATGCGGAAGGACTTCATACAAATGCGATTTATGGTTTCTTAAATATTTTATTTAAGATTTTGGAAGAGGAAAAGCCGGATTATCTTACGGTTGCTTTTGATTTACATGCTCCTACCTTCCGCCATAAGCAGTATGAGGCTTATAAAGGAACAAGAAAGCCTATGCCAATGGAATTAAGAGAGCAGATACCGGTGATGAAGGATGTACTTTCAGCAATGGGCGTTACCATGATTACCAAAGAGGGATATGAGGCAGATGACCTTCTGGGAACCGTAGCAAAGAAAAGTGAAGAAAAGGGTATGGACGTTACCATTCTTTCCGGTGACAGGGATTTATTGCAGTTGGCATCTTCTCATATTTGTATTCGTATTCCAAAGACAAAGGGCGGAAAAACTACCATCGAAGATTATTATGAAAATGATGTGAAAGAGGCTTATCAGCTTACGCCGTTACAGATTATTGAGTTGAAAGCATTGATGGGAGATACCGCAGACAATATTCCGGGACTTCCGGGTGTAGGAGAAAAGACAGCGACGAAAATCCTGTTGGAATACGGAACAGTAGAAAATGCCAAGGCGCATGCAGAGGAATTAAAGCCGAATAAAGCAAAAACTGCTTTTTTGGAACATTATGATTTGGCTGTACTGAGCAAAGAACTGGCAACCATTTGTATTGACAGTCCGATTGAATATGATTGGGAAGGTGCGAAAATTCATAATCTTTATACACCGGAAGCGTATGAATTTTTCAAAGAATTGGAATTTAAAAATTTCCTTTCCCGTTTTGAGGATACAGGAGAAGAAAATAAAATAGAAGAAAGCTTCCGATATATTACAGATTTTACAGAAACAGAGAAGATTTTTGAAAGAGCTTTAGAAGAACCTGTTGTAGGTATTGAGCTTTTGGAAGAAAAAGGGCAGATTTTAGGCTTAGGTCTGGCATGGGGAGAAGAAGAAACAGAGGTATACAGTATTTTGCCGCAGGGCTTTGTGACAGAAGACTATCTCATTGAAAAAACGCAGGAGTTTTGCCAACAGGGCAAACTGATTGCTTCATTGAATATTAAGGCAATGCTGCGCTATATGGATTTGAAATCTCATAACGATATGTTTGATGCAGGGCTTGCAGCCTACCTTTTAAATCCTTTAAAATCCGAGTATACTTACGATGATATTGCAAAAGAATTTTTAGGAGAAATGTTTCCTGCTAAGGAAGATTTACTGGGTAAATTATCCTATATAAAGGCTGCTAATGAAAAAGAAGAAGAACTTGCCAAAAGCGTCTGTTATATGGCATATACTGCTTTGAAATCCAGAACATCACTTTTGGAAGCTCTGGAAAAGGAAAATATGAAAGAGCTCTATACTGACATGGAAATGCCTCTTTTGTTTACACTTGCAGATATGGAGAAAGAGGGTATTTTAGTCGAAGCGGAGGCATTAAAGGAATATGGAGAAAAGCTTCAGGTTCGCATTGAAGCTTTGGAAAAAGAAATCTGGGAGCAGGCAGGAGAGGAATTTAACATTAATTCTCCCAAACAGCTTGGGGTGATTTTGTTCGAGAAATTAGAGCTGCCCGGAGGAAAGAAGACAAAAACAGGATATTCCACAGCGGCCGATGTGCTGGAAAAATTAGCTCCCGAGCATAAGCTTGTGGCTGATATTTTAGAATACAGACAGCTTACAAAGCTAAAATCCACTTATGCAGACGGACTTGCCAACTATATTGCAGAAGATGGCAGAATACATTCTACTTTTAATCAGACCATCACCGCAACAGGGAGAATTAGCAGTACAGAGCCGAATTTACAGAATATACCGGTTCGTACAGAATTGGGAAGACTGCTTCGAAAAGTATTTATTCCAAAAGACGGATTTATATTCTTAGACGCAGATTATTCCCAGATTGAGCTTCGTGTGCTGGCACACATGTCAGGAGACGAGAAGCTAATTCAGGCATATCAGGAAGCGCAGGATATTCACAGAATTACGGCTTCACAGGTCTTTCACATTCCTTTCGATGAAGTAACACCTCTTCAGAGAAGAAATGCCAAAGCTGTAAATTTTGGAATTGTATATGGTATCAGCTCTTTCGGACTTAGTCAGGATTTAAGTATCAGCAGAAAAGAGGCTGCCCAGTATATAGAAAGCTATTTTCAGACTTATCCGAAAATCAAAGGATTTTTAGATGGTTTAGTAGAAGAGGCTAAGGAAAAAGGCTATGTTTCTACGTTGTTTCACAGACGCAGACCGGTACCGGAGTTAAAATCCAGCAATTTTATGCAGCGTTCTTTCGGAGAAAGAGTGGCTATGAACTCCCCAATTCAGGGAACGGCGGCAGATATTATTAAAATTGCCATGATACGAGTAAATAAGCGCTTAAAAGAAGAAAATTTAAAATCCAGATTAGTTTTGCAGGTACACGATGAACTGTTGATTGAAACAGCAAAAGAGGAAGTGGAGCAGGTTTCTGCTATTTTGGAGCAGGAGATGAAGGAGGCGGCACATTTATCTGTGGCTCTTGAAATCGATATGCACACAGGGGAAAACTGGTACGAGGCAAAATAG
- the coaE gene encoding dephospho-CoA kinase (Dephospho-CoA kinase (CoaE) performs the final step in coenzyme A biosynthesis.), protein MRIIGVTGGVGSGKSAVLNYIEEHFDSRIVKADDVGHLLMMPGRACYEPVIQLFGEWIVKDDTSLNREAIASIVFEDGEMLKKLDDIIHPAVKKYILKEIEKSKKEETEFFFIESALLLEEKYDEICDEMWYIYCEKEVRMERLRHDRGYSDEKIQRMMANQLPDEEFEARCDLQLYNDEDVAHTYLQIERKMRTYYEFM, encoded by the coding sequence ATGAGAATTATAGGAGTGACAGGCGGAGTGGGTTCCGGAAAAAGTGCGGTATTAAATTATATAGAAGAACATTTTGACAGCCGAATTGTGAAGGCGGATGACGTAGGGCACTTACTGATGATGCCGGGAAGAGCTTGCTATGAACCGGTTATTCAGCTGTTTGGGGAATGGATTGTAAAAGATGATACTTCTTTAAACAGAGAAGCCATTGCCTCCATTGTATTTGAGGACGGGGAAATGCTGAAAAAGCTGGATGATATTATACATCCTGCGGTGAAAAAATATATTTTAAAAGAAATTGAAAAATCAAAAAAAGAAGAGACAGAATTTTTCTTTATTGAGTCAGCTTTGCTGCTGGAAGAAAAATATGATGAAATTTGTGATGAGATGTGGTATATTTATTGCGAAAAAGAAGTACGTATGGAGCGACTGCGTCATGACAGAGGATATTCCGATGAGAAAATTCAGCGCATGATGGCAAATCAGCTTCCTGATGAGGAATTTGAGGCTCGGTGCGACCTCCAGTTATATAACGATGAAGATGTAGCACATACTTATCTTCAAATTGAGCGAAAGATGAGAACTTATTATGAATTTATGTAG
- a CDS encoding YceD family protein has product MLIDLSEILSIEGKTQVVEAPVSMDFFQSKLGSFPVIEKKPICVTLVNTGKKVVKIEAKGSIVLAIPCDKCLKDVPTEFEVDISEEIDMKASREDRIKDLDEINYVTGCSLDVEQLVHNEILIHWPLRVLCKENCRGICPKCGKDLNEGSCECDQTSPDPRMAVISDIFSKFKEV; this is encoded by the coding sequence ATGCTAATTGATTTATCAGAAATTTTATCCATAGAAGGAAAGACACAGGTTGTTGAAGCACCTGTTTCCATGGATTTCTTTCAATCAAAGCTGGGAAGCTTCCCGGTTATTGAAAAAAAGCCAATCTGTGTGACTTTAGTCAATACAGGTAAGAAGGTTGTCAAAATAGAAGCAAAGGGCAGTATTGTTCTGGCGATACCTTGCGATAAGTGCCTGAAGGATGTTCCCACTGAATTTGAGGTTGATATATCGGAGGAAATTGACATGAAGGCTTCGAGGGAAGACAGGATAAAAGACTTAGATGAAATTAATTATGTCACAGGTTGCAGCCTGGACGTAGAGCAGTTAGTGCATAATGAGATTTTAATCCATTGGCCTTTAAGGGTTCTATGTAAAGAGAACTGCCGGGGAATTTGCCCTAAATGCGGCAAAGATTTGAATGAAGGCTCATGCGAATGCGACCAGACAAGTCCAGATCCCCGAATGGCGGTAATCAGTGATATATTTAGCAAATTTAAGGAGGTGTAA
- the rpmF gene encoding 50S ribosomal protein L32 encodes MSICPKNKSSKARRDKRRANWKMSAPNLVKCSKCGALMMPHRVCRACGSYNKKEIIKTEEA; translated from the coding sequence ATGTCTATATGTCCAAAAAATAAATCTTCTAAAGCAAGAAGAGATAAAAGACGTGCAAACTGGAAAATGAGTGCTCCAAACTTAGTAAAATGCAGCAAATGTGGTGCGTTAATGATGCCTCACAGAGTTTGCCGTGCATGCGGAAGCTACAATAAAAAAGAAATCATTAAGACAGAGGAAGCCTAA
- a CDS encoding PFL family protein yields the protein MINMYEVNETNKMIEQENLDVRTITLGISLLDCIDADLQELNRKIYEKITRLASRLVETGEDISKEFGVPIVNKRISITPIALVGGAACKTPEDFVTLAETLDRAAKEVGVNFIGGYSATVCKGMTQADELLIRSIPQALASTERVCSSVNLGSTKTGINMDAVRLMGEIVLETAEATKEDDSLGCAKLVVFCNAPDDNPFMAGAFHGVTEADAIINVGVSGPGVVKTALEQVRGESFEVLCETIKKTAFKVTRVGQLVAQEASKRLGIPFGIVDLSLAPTPAIGDSVADILCEIGLEYAGAPGTTAALALLNDQVKKGGVMASSYVGGLSGAFIPVSEDQGMIDAVVANALTIEKLEAMTCVCSVGLDMIAIPGDTKASTVSGIIADECAIGMVNQKTTAVRIIPVIGKGVGETVEFGGLLGYAPIMPVNPYSCEAFVSRKGRIPAPIHSFKN from the coding sequence ATGATTAACATGTATGAGGTAAATGAAACGAACAAAATGATTGAACAGGAAAATCTGGATGTTCGTACCATTACACTTGGAATTAGTCTTTTGGATTGTATTGATGCAGATTTACAGGAGTTAAATCGCAAAATTTATGAGAAGATTACCCGCCTTGCCAGCCGTCTGGTCGAAACAGGAGAGGACATTTCAAAGGAATTCGGAGTTCCCATTGTAAACAAAAGAATTTCTATTACACCCATTGCCCTTGTAGGGGGCGCTGCCTGCAAAACTCCGGAGGATTTTGTGACCTTGGCAGAAACGTTAGACAGAGCTGCTAAAGAAGTAGGCGTGAACTTTATCGGCGGATATTCTGCAACAGTATGTAAAGGAATGACACAGGCAGATGAGCTCTTAATTCGTTCTATTCCTCAGGCTTTGGCTAGTACAGAAAGAGTGTGCAGCTCCGTAAATTTGGGCTCTACAAAGACAGGCATCAATATGGATGCTGTGCGCCTTATGGGTGAAATTGTACTGGAAACAGCAGAAGCAACGAAAGAGGATGACTCTTTAGGATGTGCGAAGTTGGTAGTATTTTGTAATGCGCCGGATGATAATCCTTTTATGGCTGGAGCTTTTCATGGGGTAACAGAAGCAGATGCCATTATTAACGTAGGTGTTTCAGGTCCGGGTGTTGTAAAAACAGCTTTGGAGCAAGTACGGGGCGAAAGCTTTGAGGTCCTCTGTGAAACTATTAAAAAGACAGCATTTAAGGTAACACGTGTGGGACAGCTGGTAGCGCAGGAAGCATCTAAACGTCTTGGCATTCCTTTTGGAATTGTGGATTTATCTCTTGCGCCTACACCGGCGATTGGAGACAGTGTGGCAGATATTCTCTGTGAAATCGGTCTGGAATATGCAGGAGCGCCGGGAACAACCGCAGCATTAGCCCTGTTAAACGATCAGGTAAAAAAAGGCGGCGTTATGGCGTCCTCTTATGTAGGCGGATTAAGCGGAGCTTTCATTCCTGTAAGTGAGGATCAGGGTATGATTGATGCTGTGGTAGCCAATGCTTTAACTATTGAAAAGCTGGAGGCTATGACTTGTGTATGCTCCGTAGGTCTTGATATGATTGCAATTCCGGGAGATACAAAGGCATCTACTGTTTCCGGTATTATTGCAGATGAATGTGCAATCGGTATGGTAAACCAGAAAACAACAGCAGTTCGTATTATTCCTGTTATCGGAAAAGGTGTAGGAGAAACTGTTGAATTCGGCGGTTTACTGGGATATGCACCGATTATGCCGGTAAATCCATATTCCTGTGAGGCTTTTGTCAGTCGTAAGGGAAGAATACCGGCACCAATTCACAGCTTTAAAAACTAA
- a CDS encoding acetate/propionate family kinase, whose translation MNVLVVNCGSSSLKFQLINSETEAVAAKGLCERIGLDGRLVYQPTGGEKEVTEAAMPTHTEAIKMVLDALVNPNTGVLKSLDEVEAIGHRVLHGGAKISDSCIINDEVISVIEECCDLGPLHNPANLMGIRACMELMPGKPNVAVFDTAFHQTMPEKAYMYAIPYEYYDKYKVRKYGFHGTSHRFVSKETIKFLGLDPDNSKVIVAHLGNGSSISAVVNGKCVDTSMGLTPLEGLVMGTRSGDLDPAVLDFICKKENIDVTEMVNILNKKSGLLGLSKGLSSDFRDLNEAREQGNEDAKRAVDCLCYRIIKYIGSYVAAMNGVDAIAFTGGIGENAIPVREAVVKSLGYLGITLDEEANQTRGENKIISTPDSKVTVAIVPTNEELAICQETAELVSK comes from the coding sequence ATGAACGTATTAGTAGTAAACTGCGGAAGTTCATCACTGAAATTCCAGTTAATCAATTCTGAAACAGAGGCAGTAGCAGCAAAAGGCTTATGTGAACGTATTGGGCTGGACGGAAGATTAGTATATCAGCCAACAGGCGGAGAAAAAGAAGTAACAGAAGCAGCAATGCCTACTCATACTGAAGCGATTAAAATGGTATTAGATGCTTTAGTAAATCCAAACACAGGTGTTTTAAAAAGCTTAGACGAAGTAGAAGCAATCGGACATCGTGTACTTCACGGCGGAGCAAAAATTTCTGACTCCTGCATTATCAATGACGAAGTTATTTCTGTAATCGAAGAATGCTGCGATTTAGGACCTCTGCATAACCCTGCAAACTTAATGGGTATCCGTGCATGTATGGAGCTGATGCCGGGCAAACCAAACGTAGCCGTATTTGATACAGCTTTCCATCAGACAATGCCGGAAAAAGCATATATGTATGCAATTCCTTACGAATACTATGATAAATATAAAGTTCGTAAATATGGTTTCCACGGAACATCTCACAGATTTGTATCCAAAGAAACAATTAAATTCTTAGGCTTAGACCCTGATAACTCTAAAGTTATCGTAGCGCACTTAGGAAACGGTTCTTCCATCAGTGCAGTTGTAAACGGCAAATGTGTAGATACTTCTATGGGCCTTACTCCATTGGAAGGTCTTGTTATGGGAACACGTTCCGGTGACTTAGACCCTGCTGTTCTTGACTTTATCTGCAAAAAAGAAAACATTGACGTAACAGAAATGGTAAATATCCTGAATAAAAAATCCGGTTTACTGGGACTTTCCAAAGGACTTTCCAGTGACTTCCGTGATTTAAATGAAGCAAGAGAACAGGGCAACGAAGATGCAAAACGTGCAGTAGACTGCTTATGTTATAGAATTATTAAATATATCGGTTCTTATGTAGCAGCTATGAACGGTGTAGACGCTATTGCATTTACAGGCGGTATCGGTGAAAACGCAATTCCTGTACGTGAAGCAGTAGTAAAAAGCTTAGGATACCTTGGAATTACATTGGATGAAGAAGCAAACCAGACAAGAGGAGAGAACAAAATCATCTCTACTCCGGACTCTAAAGTAACAGTAGCAATCGTTCCTACAAATGAAGAATTAGCTATTTGTCAGGAAACTGCTGAATTAGTTTCAAAATAA